The following are encoded in a window of Kitasatospora sp. NBC_01250 genomic DNA:
- a CDS encoding glycosyltransferase family 39 protein, whose product MSLDEAPAADLAAVPERDPDAAAAPPAGGRRARRQAERAERADRTGGPLAALLLLGLPAATALVLCLHDIGKRQMWRDEHASWWASTLSIGDLSKLIHNVDIVLLPYYLFLHGWIDLFGDSPTALRVPSAIAMAMAAGWLALLGRRLFTPATGLLAGLLLAVLPGAVRYGQEARPYAFAVLVAIASTHLLVRALERPSLKAWAGYAATVPLLGWTHLVTLSVLAGHLAAVLTGTRKADLVPRWAFTAAVLAGGSLTVPMVLQGQAQSAQIAWNRTGLTDLRNYPDTLFLSWHVGLAVLAVGLLGLLAARRHAALLAAWALLPPLVTFATASWLHLFLNRYLLFTLPAWALLAAAAVCRIAGPLTREARPALPRRLLSWVLVAAAVAGLGWTAWPGIRATHQDLAGEPDYDQLTRIMLHDQQPGDGIVYSGILQERMSMAYELRDVRTAPKDILLQKSAAVTGLYSAQECDDPDACAANTNRIWLVSTGTGADPLAALPPQTAEVLRSQFQATRTDALPWVKLVLLSRVHPSRRASVADDLGDHNVQMAPGTS is encoded by the coding sequence ATGAGCCTGGACGAGGCCCCGGCCGCCGACCTGGCAGCCGTCCCCGAGCGGGATCCGGACGCCGCCGCGGCACCCCCCGCGGGCGGCCGGCGCGCCAGGCGCCAGGCCGAGCGCGCCGAGCGCGCCGACCGCACCGGCGGGCCGCTCGCCGCCCTGCTGCTGCTCGGACTGCCGGCCGCCACCGCACTGGTGCTCTGCCTGCACGACATCGGCAAGCGGCAGATGTGGCGGGACGAGCACGCCAGCTGGTGGGCGTCCACCCTGTCGATCGGCGACCTCAGCAAGCTGATCCACAACGTGGACATCGTGCTGCTGCCCTACTACCTGTTCCTGCACGGCTGGATCGACCTGTTCGGCGACTCGCCCACCGCGCTGCGGGTCCCGTCCGCGATCGCGATGGCGATGGCGGCGGGGTGGCTGGCGCTGCTCGGCCGCCGGCTCTTCACGCCCGCCACCGGGCTGCTGGCCGGCCTCCTGCTGGCGGTCCTGCCCGGCGCCGTCCGGTACGGCCAGGAGGCCCGTCCCTACGCCTTCGCGGTGCTGGTCGCCATCGCCTCCACCCACCTGCTCGTCCGCGCCCTGGAGCGCCCCTCGCTGAAGGCATGGGCGGGCTACGCGGCGACCGTCCCGCTGCTCGGCTGGACCCACCTGGTGACCCTCTCGGTGCTGGCCGGCCACCTGGCCGCCGTGCTCACCGGCACCCGCAAGGCCGACCTGGTCCCCCGCTGGGCCTTCACCGCCGCCGTGCTGGCCGGCGGCTCGCTGACGGTCCCGATGGTGCTGCAGGGTCAGGCGCAGAGCGCCCAGATCGCCTGGAACAGGACCGGGCTCACCGACCTCAGGAACTACCCGGACACGCTCTTCCTGTCCTGGCACGTCGGGCTCGCGGTGCTGGCCGTGGGTCTGCTGGGGCTGCTGGCGGCCCGTCGGCACGCCGCCCTGCTCGCGGCCTGGGCGCTGCTGCCGCCGCTGGTGACCTTCGCCACCGCAAGCTGGCTGCACCTCTTCCTCAACCGCTACCTGCTCTTCACCCTGCCAGCCTGGGCGCTGCTGGCCGCCGCCGCGGTCTGCCGCATCGCCGGGCCGCTCACCCGCGAGGCCCGCCCCGCACTGCCGCGCCGGCTGCTCAGCTGGGTGCTGGTCGCCGCCGCGGTCGCCGGACTCGGCTGGACGGCCTGGCCCGGGATCCGGGCGACCCATCAGGACCTTGCGGGCGAGCCGGACTACGACCAGCTCACCCGGATCATGCTGCACGACCAGCAGCCCGGCGACGGCATCGTCTACAGCGGGATCCTGCAGGAGCGGATGTCGATGGCCTACGAGCTGCGCGACGTCAGGACCGCCCCGAAGGATATCCTGCTGCAGAAGTCGGCCGCCGTCACCGGCCTCTACTCGGCCCAGGAGTGCGACGACCCGGACGCCTGCGCAGCCAACACCAACCGGATCTGGCTGGTGTCCACCGGCACCGGAGCCGACCCGCTGGCCGCGCTCCCGCCGCAGACCGCCGAGGTGCTCCGCAGCCAGTTCCAGGCCACCCGGACCGACGCCCTCCCCTGGGTCAAGCTGGTCCTGCTGAGCCGGGTCCACCCCTCCCGCCGGGCCTCGGTGGCGGACGACCTCGGCGACCACAACGTGCAGATGGCGCCTGGCACCAGCTGA
- a CDS encoding ricin-type beta-trefoil lectin domain protein: MPSVRRTLGHLLTATTLFALPLAGAAPALAASTAAAPAPSTPSAPATLAATPPMGWNDWAHYQCGITEQTITGNADALVSSGLAAKGYTTVTVDDCWMAAQRDSAGNLVADPVKFPHGMAWLGDYLHSRGLKFGIYEDAGSSTCGGYPGSGVPQGGGADHFAQDAASFAAWGVDYLKLDGCNVWTAPGQSQEQAYRQAYDAQAAALRGSGRAITFSESAPAYFQSGEWGNPSWFSVLGWVGQDGQLWREGYDIATYDASNPTASRWSSVLSNYGYNRWIGRYAKPGNWNDPDFLIAGDGGLSDDESRSQVALWSMMAAPMILSSDVAQLSPTALAALGNTDLIALDQDSAGHQAAVVSSNASTDVLARPLANGDRAVAVLNRGNSARSITTTLASIGLPGCSVSAKNLWTGASSTTAAALTATVPAHGTAIWRLTPQGCAAPVPTGQLTGNGAKCADDSNSSTTDGNPVILYGCTGNPNQRWTLNTDGTIRTLGKCLTAAGSSAGAAVTLNTCGASGAGNQRWTPNGDGTLVAADSGLCLDVYGGGTADGTKLDVWTCGSNQANQAWSLPV, translated from the coding sequence GTGCCATCGGTCCGCCGTACCCTCGGACACCTGTTGACCGCCACCACGCTCTTCGCCCTCCCCCTGGCCGGCGCCGCCCCCGCCCTGGCCGCATCCACCGCCGCTGCCCCCGCGCCGAGTACCCCGAGCGCCCCCGCGACCCTGGCCGCCACCCCGCCGATGGGCTGGAACGACTGGGCGCACTACCAGTGCGGCATCACCGAGCAGACCATCACCGGCAACGCCGACGCGCTGGTCAGCAGCGGCCTGGCCGCCAAGGGCTACACCACCGTGACGGTGGACGACTGCTGGATGGCCGCCCAGCGCGACAGCGCCGGCAACCTGGTCGCCGACCCGGTCAAGTTCCCGCACGGGATGGCCTGGCTGGGCGACTACCTGCACAGCCGCGGCCTGAAGTTCGGCATCTACGAGGACGCCGGCTCCAGCACCTGCGGCGGCTACCCCGGCAGCGGGGTGCCCCAGGGCGGCGGCGCCGACCACTTCGCCCAGGACGCCGCCTCGTTCGCCGCCTGGGGCGTGGACTACCTCAAGCTGGACGGCTGCAACGTGTGGACCGCGCCCGGCCAGAGCCAGGAGCAGGCCTACCGCCAGGCCTACGACGCCCAGGCGGCCGCCCTGCGCGGCAGCGGCCGGGCGATCACCTTCTCCGAGTCCGCGCCCGCCTACTTCCAGAGCGGCGAGTGGGGCAACCCGAGCTGGTTCTCGGTCCTCGGCTGGGTCGGCCAGGACGGCCAGCTCTGGCGCGAGGGCTATGACATCGCCACCTACGACGCCTCGAACCCGACCGCCTCGCGGTGGTCCTCGGTGCTGTCGAACTACGGCTACAACCGCTGGATCGGCCGCTACGCCAAGCCCGGCAACTGGAACGACCCGGACTTCCTGATCGCCGGGGACGGCGGCCTGAGCGACGACGAGTCCCGCAGCCAGGTGGCGCTCTGGTCGATGATGGCCGCCCCGATGATCCTCTCCTCCGACGTCGCCCAGCTCTCCCCCACCGCGCTGGCCGCGCTGGGCAACACCGACCTGATCGCGCTCGACCAGGACAGCGCGGGGCACCAGGCCGCCGTGGTCTCCAGCAACGCCAGCACCGACGTGCTGGCCCGGCCGCTGGCGAACGGCGACCGCGCGGTGGCCGTGCTCAACCGCGGCAACAGCGCCCGCTCGATCACCACCACGCTGGCCTCGATCGGCCTGCCCGGCTGCTCGGTGAGCGCCAAGAACCTGTGGACCGGGGCCAGTTCGACCACCGCCGCGGCGCTGACCGCCACCGTGCCGGCCCACGGCACCGCGATCTGGCGGCTCACCCCGCAGGGCTGCGCGGCCCCGGTGCCCACCGGCCAGCTGACCGGCAACGGCGCCAAGTGCGCTGACGACTCCAACAGTTCGACCACCGACGGCAACCCGGTGATCCTCTACGGCTGCACCGGCAACCCGAACCAGCGCTGGACCCTGAACACCGACGGGACCATCCGCACCCTCGGCAAGTGCCTGACCGCCGCCGGCAGTTCGGCCGGAGCGGCGGTCACCCTGAACACCTGCGGGGCGAGCGGCGCGGGCAACCAGCGGTGGACGCCGAACGGTGACGGCACCCTGGTGGCCGCCGACTCCGGCCTGTGCCTGGACGTCTACGGCGGCGGCACGGCGGACGGGACGAAGCTGGACGTCTGGACCTGCGGCAGCAACCAGGCCAACCAGGCCTGGTCCCTGCCGGTCTGA
- a CDS encoding helix-turn-helix domain-containing protein: protein MLRNVVALVLEEVHPFELGVACEVFGLDRTGEGLPGYDFALASHRPGDLRTHAGFTVNVPHGFERLAEADLVIAAATGIRESYPVELVTALRAAVDRGARVLSICTGSFLLGAAGLLDGRRSAAHWRNAAELARRFPLTRVESDVLYVDDDPVITSAGTAAGIDACLHLVRKVQGVEVARGIARRMVVAPHREGGQAQYVDRPLANVQCTSFGSVLGWMREELERDWTVEQLAARAHMTPRTFARRFQQETGTTPLRWLIGQRVLLARQLLEESGESVEAVAVRVGFGSAAALRHHFGRSLGTTPQAYRRAFGG, encoded by the coding sequence ATGCTGAGGAACGTCGTCGCGCTGGTGCTCGAAGAGGTCCATCCGTTCGAACTCGGGGTGGCCTGCGAGGTGTTCGGGCTGGACCGGACCGGGGAGGGCCTACCGGGGTACGACTTCGCGCTCGCCTCGCACCGGCCGGGCGACCTGCGCACGCACGCCGGGTTCACGGTGAACGTGCCGCACGGCTTCGAGCGGCTGGCGGAGGCGGACCTGGTGATCGCCGCCGCCACCGGCATCCGGGAGAGCTATCCGGTGGAGCTGGTGACGGCGTTGCGGGCGGCGGTGGACCGCGGTGCGCGGGTGCTGTCCATCTGCACCGGCAGCTTCCTGCTGGGCGCGGCCGGGCTGCTGGACGGGCGGCGCAGCGCCGCGCACTGGCGCAACGCCGCCGAGCTGGCCAGGCGGTTCCCGCTGACCCGGGTGGAGTCGGACGTGCTCTACGTGGACGACGACCCGGTGATCACCTCGGCGGGCACGGCGGCCGGGATCGACGCCTGCCTGCACCTGGTGCGCAAGGTGCAGGGAGTGGAGGTGGCGCGCGGGATCGCCCGGCGGATGGTGGTGGCCCCGCACCGCGAGGGCGGCCAGGCGCAGTACGTCGACCGGCCGCTGGCCAATGTGCAGTGCACCTCGTTCGGCTCGGTGCTCGGCTGGATGCGCGAGGAACTGGAGCGGGACTGGACGGTCGAGCAGCTCGCCGCCCGCGCGCACATGACGCCGCGGACCTTCGCCCGGCGGTTCCAGCAGGAGACCGGGACCACGCCGCTGCGCTGGCTGATCGGCCAGCGGGTGCTGCTCGCGCGTCAACTGCTGGAGGAGAGCGGCGAGTCGGTGGAGGCGGTGGCGGTGCGGGTCGGCTTCGGCAGTGCGGCGGCGCTGCGGCACCACTTCGGGCGGTCGCTGGGGACCACGCCGCAGGCCTACCGGCGGGCGTTCGGGGGGTGA
- a CDS encoding winged helix-turn-helix domain-containing protein gives MSTPPPVEGPLSPAEGPPPAVDEVIHHPTRLALMGFLSGCHEAEFAAVRDYCRISDASVSRIVSALEQAEYVKVRKGYVGKRPRTWLSLTPVGRRALEAHLSALQAIVDHARAAATA, from the coding sequence ATGAGCACCCCGCCGCCCGTCGAGGGTCCGCTGTCGCCTGCCGAGGGCCCGCCGCCCGCCGTTGACGAGGTGATCCACCACCCGACCAGGCTCGCGCTGATGGGCTTCCTCTCCGGCTGCCACGAGGCGGAGTTCGCCGCCGTGCGGGACTACTGCCGGATCTCGGATGCCAGCGTGAGCCGGATCGTCTCGGCGCTGGAGCAGGCCGAGTACGTCAAGGTCCGCAAGGGCTACGTCGGCAAGCGCCCGCGCACCTGGCTCTCGCTCACCCCGGTGGGCCGCCGGGCGCTGGAGGCGCACCTGAGCGCGCTCCAGGCGATCGTGGACCACGCTCGCGCGGCGGCCACCGCCTAG
- a CDS encoding GNAT family N-acetyltransferase, translating into MDLIIRRAHREDLAPAGEVTVEAFVGDGHTAPDAEYVNLLRDAHRRAAEAELLVAVDPADLSQGPGGRLLGCVTFAVGGTPWADIATPEEGEIRMLAAAASARGRGVGEALVRACVRRSRELGLTGMAFSTRPAMTAAHRIYERVGFTRSPERDWCPRPGIDLWVYAMSL; encoded by the coding sequence ATGGACCTCATCATCCGCCGCGCCCACCGAGAAGACCTCGCCCCCGCCGGCGAGGTGACGGTCGAGGCCTTCGTCGGCGACGGCCACACCGCGCCGGACGCCGAGTACGTCAACCTGCTGCGCGACGCCCACCGCCGCGCCGCCGAGGCCGAGCTGCTGGTCGCCGTCGACCCCGCCGACCTCTCCCAGGGCCCCGGCGGGCGACTGCTCGGCTGCGTGACCTTCGCGGTCGGCGGCACCCCGTGGGCCGACATCGCCACTCCCGAGGAGGGCGAGATCCGGATGCTGGCCGCCGCGGCCAGTGCCCGCGGCCGCGGCGTCGGCGAGGCCCTGGTGCGCGCCTGCGTCCGGCGCAGCCGTGAGCTGGGCCTGACCGGCATGGCCTTCTCCACCCGCCCGGCGATGACCGCCGCGCACCGGATATACGAGCGGGTGGGCTTCACCCGCTCCCCCGAACGCGACTGGTGCCCGCGCCCCGGGATCGACCTGTGGGTCTACGCGATGTCCCTGTGA
- a CDS encoding glycoside hydrolase family 26 protein — protein sequence MTHGPIDRARPARRRRTGLALFAVGMLLAGLTGCSTFSAGGRAQYNADGMAPQPLAPTSAAATAGAGPSASAKPAPDLPYDVRPLLDPAHKYFGVAAEGAPDSMQSVQDYTNLVGKKPNLVEFYSAWGDPFDGGGSANAWNSGALPFMSWEPKTVSLADIAAGKSDDYIRQVATAIRQTNRPLALSFGHEMNGDWSPWGNKHATPADFVAAWRHIHDIFQNVGATSVIWVWSPNQTNIAHNPLQPYWPGDGYVDWVGVIGYYGQSNLHTFKTLFEPTLDEIRVFTAKPFLIAETASSPGPGKGDDIDDLFSTVEARSDILGFVWFNFHKNVAGETNWRVDSSPQAQDAFRHDAADPRFGFDVRQP from the coding sequence ATGACGCACGGGCCCATCGACCGCGCCCGCCCCGCCCGCCGCCGGCGGACCGGGCTCGCCCTGTTCGCCGTCGGCATGCTGCTGGCCGGCCTGACCGGCTGCTCGACCTTCTCCGCCGGCGGCCGTGCGCAGTACAACGCCGACGGGATGGCGCCGCAGCCGCTGGCCCCGACCAGCGCCGCCGCCACCGCCGGCGCTGGCCCCAGCGCGTCCGCCAAGCCGGCCCCCGATCTGCCCTACGACGTCCGCCCGTTGCTCGACCCCGCGCACAAGTACTTCGGGGTCGCGGCGGAGGGCGCGCCGGACTCGATGCAGTCGGTGCAGGACTACACCAACCTGGTGGGCAAGAAGCCGAACCTGGTCGAGTTCTACTCCGCCTGGGGCGACCCGTTCGACGGCGGCGGCTCGGCCAACGCCTGGAACTCCGGCGCGCTGCCGTTCATGTCCTGGGAGCCGAAGACCGTCTCGCTGGCCGACATAGCGGCCGGCAAGAGCGACGACTACATCCGCCAGGTCGCCACCGCGATACGGCAGACCAACCGGCCGCTCGCGCTCAGCTTCGGCCACGAGATGAACGGCGACTGGTCGCCGTGGGGCAACAAGCACGCGACCCCGGCCGACTTCGTCGCGGCCTGGCGGCACATCCACGATATCTTCCAGAACGTCGGCGCCACCTCGGTGATCTGGGTCTGGAGCCCGAACCAGACCAACATCGCGCACAACCCGCTGCAGCCGTACTGGCCGGGCGACGGCTACGTCGACTGGGTCGGGGTGATCGGCTACTACGGCCAGAGCAACCTGCACACCTTCAAGACGCTCTTCGAACCGACCCTGGACGAGATCCGGGTGTTCACCGCCAAGCCGTTCCTGATCGCCGAGACCGCCTCCTCCCCCGGCCCCGGCAAGGGGGACGACATCGACGACCTGTTCAGCACCGTCGAGGCGCGCAGCGACATCCTCGGGTTCGTCTGGTTCAACTTCCACAAGAACGTCGCCGGCGAGACCAACTGGCGGGTCGACAGCAGCCCGCAGGCCCAGGACGCCTTCCGGCACGACGCCGCCGACCCGCGCTTCGGATTCGACGTGCGCCAGCCCTGA
- a CDS encoding LamG domain-containing protein, whose protein sequence is MDWEALADQTAQAGKRKRRLRFAAIGLAVVLVGGGVGGYLALTSGKKGSTQAGKSTTHGSPTPSGSAAAPSASAPAPQITTTSGALADSGGAYPATIGPHAWVTEEKDRGGHGLELQGVDGSFAQTAGPVIDTSHSFTVSALVRNDAPVGSRSAISQGTTAGFSFELGREGYNGANKWAFKVNTAPGDGNSQEALSQQDAATGRWTLLTGVYDQSTQKISLYVDGTLASSTPVTGVLNVAEPLSIGKSVYKGQPVDFWSGAIARAQVWNQALPADKVSELSSAKGTVAATPATASWIMD, encoded by the coding sequence ATGGACTGGGAGGCCCTCGCCGACCAGACCGCGCAGGCCGGCAAGCGCAAGCGGCGGCTGCGGTTCGCGGCCATCGGCCTGGCCGTCGTCCTGGTGGGCGGCGGCGTCGGCGGCTACCTGGCGCTGACCTCCGGCAAGAAGGGCAGCACCCAGGCGGGCAAGTCCACGACGCACGGCAGCCCGACGCCCTCCGGCTCGGCCGCGGCACCGTCCGCCTCCGCCCCGGCCCCGCAGATCACCACCACCAGCGGTGCGCTGGCCGACAGCGGTGGCGCCTACCCGGCCACGATCGGCCCGCACGCCTGGGTCACCGAGGAGAAGGACCGCGGCGGCCACGGCCTGGAACTCCAGGGCGTCGACGGTTCCTTCGCGCAGACCGCGGGGCCGGTGATCGACACCTCGCACAGCTTCACCGTCTCGGCACTGGTCCGCAACGACGCCCCGGTCGGCAGCCGCAGCGCGATCAGCCAGGGCACCACCGCGGGCTTCTCCTTCGAGCTGGGCCGCGAGGGCTACAACGGCGCGAACAAGTGGGCCTTCAAGGTCAACACCGCTCCCGGCGACGGCAACAGCCAGGAGGCGCTCTCCCAGCAGGACGCGGCCACCGGCCGCTGGACCCTGCTGACCGGCGTCTACGACCAGTCCACCCAGAAGATCAGCCTCTACGTGGACGGCACGCTGGCCAGCTCCACCCCGGTCACCGGCGTGCTGAACGTCGCCGAGCCGCTCTCGATCGGCAAGTCGGTCTACAAGGGCCAGCCGGTCGACTTCTGGAGCGGCGCGATCGCCCGGGCGCAGGTCTGGAACCAGGCGCTGCCGGCCGACAAGGTCTCCGAACTCTCCTCCGCCAAGGGCACCGTGGCGGCCACGCCGGCCACCGCCTCGTGGATCATGGACTAG
- a CDS encoding glycosyltransferase family 2 protein, producing MSPKNSTATASRRRGTPARRSQPPAWRGLLPQPPDDQEKYSYAKRHVWVLTVLSVVCFGCLAVSQFRFSSSSPWFWIFAPFLALISLDYLISLRLDSFTHDFDLRAHRRRVLRWKPSEYPSVDIFLPVCGEPIEVLHNTWTHVRRLSWQYPGIARPYVLDDSDNPQIAAMAEDFGFRYVVRPDRGRFKKAGNLNHALGLTEGEYVLILDADFAPRSDLLEELLPYLATDPSAAIAQSPQFFRILDQQNWIERGAGSVQELFYRSVQVSRQRSGGAICVGSCAVYRRSALLEVGGITLIDHSEDIYTGFDLAARGYTLQYVPVPLSTGVCPDSVASFQNQQYRWCAGSLSLVTSKRFWETELAFNTRLCFISGFLHYLQTALFTLLAPLIPIFLLLLRPDLLRAEQTVWLLPSVLYTAVALPLWHRNPYRLEAWAVRQMYGWAHVFAIWDQLRGREIGWKPTGSAGARQTRPMRRFWIGMYGWCALTALLWVGGAVWRLLTLYPPDFALVFSGGLFYACVVGRVLIQPRTQEALS from the coding sequence GTGAGCCCAAAGAACAGCACCGCGACGGCGAGCCGCCGTCGCGGTACCCCGGCGCGCCGGAGCCAGCCGCCCGCCTGGCGCGGTCTCCTCCCGCAGCCGCCGGACGACCAGGAGAAGTACTCCTACGCCAAGCGGCACGTGTGGGTGCTGACCGTGCTGTCGGTGGTCTGCTTCGGCTGCCTGGCGGTCAGCCAGTTCCGCTTCTCCTCCTCCAGCCCGTGGTTCTGGATCTTCGCCCCCTTCCTGGCGCTGATCAGCCTCGACTACCTGATCTCGCTGCGGCTGGACAGCTTCACCCACGACTTCGACCTGCGCGCGCACCGTCGGCGGGTGCTGCGCTGGAAGCCGAGCGAGTACCCGAGCGTGGACATCTTCCTGCCGGTGTGCGGGGAGCCGATCGAGGTGCTGCACAACACCTGGACCCATGTGCGCAGGCTCTCCTGGCAGTACCCGGGGATCGCCCGGCCGTACGTCCTGGACGACTCGGACAACCCGCAGATCGCCGCGATGGCCGAGGACTTCGGCTTCCGCTACGTGGTGCGCCCGGACCGCGGCCGGTTCAAGAAGGCGGGCAACCTCAACCACGCGCTGGGGCTCACCGAGGGCGAGTACGTCCTGATCCTGGACGCCGACTTCGCCCCCCGCTCGGACCTGCTGGAGGAGCTGCTCCCCTACCTGGCCACCGACCCGAGCGCGGCCATCGCCCAGTCCCCGCAGTTCTTCCGGATCCTGGACCAGCAGAACTGGATCGAGCGCGGCGCCGGCTCGGTCCAGGAGCTGTTCTACCGCTCCGTCCAGGTGTCCCGGCAGCGCAGCGGCGGTGCCATCTGCGTCGGCTCGTGCGCGGTCTACCGCCGCTCCGCCCTGCTGGAGGTCGGCGGCATCACGCTGATCGACCACTCCGAGGACATCTACACCGGCTTCGACCTGGCCGCTCGCGGCTACACCCTGCAGTACGTGCCGGTGCCGCTCTCCACCGGTGTGTGCCCCGACTCGGTGGCCTCCTTCCAGAACCAGCAGTACCGGTGGTGCGCGGGCTCGTTGAGCCTGGTGACCAGCAAGCGCTTCTGGGAGACCGAACTGGCCTTCAACACCCGGCTCTGCTTCATCTCGGGCTTCCTGCACTACCTGCAGACCGCGCTGTTCACGCTGCTGGCCCCGCTGATCCCGATCTTCCTGCTGCTGCTCCGTCCCGACCTGCTGCGCGCCGAGCAGACCGTCTGGCTGCTGCCGAGCGTGCTCTACACCGCGGTGGCGCTGCCGCTGTGGCACCGCAACCCGTACCGGCTGGAGGCCTGGGCGGTGCGGCAGATGTACGGGTGGGCCCATGTCTTCGCGATCTGGGACCAGTTGCGCGGCCGGGAGATCGGCTGGAAGCCCACCGGATCGGCGGGCGCCCGGCAGACCCGGCCGATGCGCCGGTTCTGGATCGGCATGTACGGCTGGTGCGCGCTGACCGCCCTGCTCTGGGTGGGCGGCGCCGTGTGGCGGCTGCTGACCCTCTACCCGCCGGACTTCGCCCTGGTGTTCAGTGGTGGACTGTTCTACGCGTGCGTCGTCGGCCGGGTGCTGATCCAGCCGCGCACGCAGGAGGCGCTGTCATGA
- a CDS encoding ArnT family glycosyltransferase, with amino-acid sequence MKTTEPIEPTGSARSTDPGEPDNPGDPGDPPGPVDSGPAEPEGAAARPDRGYQLPTPQDAAWSVDSRRASRISRLLLLGILAIQGGLSLRMHGRAFEDEALYIAAGHLELHHLLHGAPIPSDFNGFFSGYPLLYPVLAGAVDSFAGLTGVRLVSLAMMLGTTGLLFGMTRRMFNDRAALGAAALFSVVQSTIFLGYFATFDAAALFLLAVAAWTVVRTTGKHPATILLAVVPAVLAMAVKYAAGLFLPTLLVLAVLSGARFTRHQALARGLCFGLGTGTVLGVVAYFSGAISGLSQTTTARAHGTSSPLSLFELSGQWGGLVFLTAVGGAIAYVRRSRMGEMPWSPNDTPGRVRRILLGVTLCGSALLAPAYQSYLQTDTSLFKHVGFGLFFAAPMAGLGLSRLVGPHFRQPQLGIMLYVLVLVLGMVQAHHEFTPPDSTRMAEEVQRLTVPNGHYLAEEYEIPAYYLRRTTSWDQWQSTFAIDYVGKDHKHHYGNDGFSTAVKDGYFNVIVLTGNVTPDADAAVTEALQGSSAYRLVATLPFHTQYGDSTYRIWTRQ; translated from the coding sequence ATGAAGACCACCGAACCCATCGAACCCACCGGGTCCGCCAGGTCCACCGATCCCGGTGAGCCCGACAACCCCGGCGACCCCGGCGACCCGCCTGGGCCCGTCGACAGCGGGCCCGCCGAGCCCGAGGGGGCCGCGGCCCGGCCCGACCGCGGCTACCAGCTGCCGACACCGCAGGACGCCGCCTGGTCCGTCGACTCGCGGCGGGCCAGCCGGATCAGCCGACTGCTGCTGCTCGGCATCCTGGCGATCCAGGGCGGCCTGTCGCTGCGGATGCACGGGCGCGCCTTCGAGGACGAGGCGCTCTACATCGCGGCCGGCCACCTGGAGCTGCACCACCTGCTGCACGGTGCGCCGATCCCGTCCGACTTCAACGGCTTCTTCTCCGGCTACCCGCTGCTCTACCCGGTGCTGGCCGGCGCGGTCGACTCGTTCGCCGGCCTGACCGGCGTGCGGCTGGTCAGCCTGGCCATGATGCTCGGCACCACCGGGCTGCTGTTCGGCATGACCCGGCGGATGTTCAACGACCGGGCCGCGCTGGGCGCCGCCGCGCTCTTCTCGGTGGTGCAGTCGACGATCTTCCTCGGCTACTTCGCCACCTTCGACGCAGCCGCGCTCTTCCTCCTCGCGGTGGCCGCCTGGACCGTGGTGCGGACCACCGGCAAGCACCCGGCGACCATCCTGCTGGCCGTGGTGCCGGCGGTCCTGGCGATGGCCGTCAAGTACGCGGCCGGCCTGTTCCTGCCCACCCTGCTGGTGCTCGCCGTGCTCTCCGGCGCGCGGTTCACGCGGCACCAGGCGCTGGCCCGCGGGCTCTGCTTCGGGCTCGGCACCGGCACGGTGCTGGGGGTCGTGGCGTACTTCTCGGGTGCGATCAGCGGCCTCAGCCAGACCACCACGGCCCGCGCGCACGGCACGTCCTCGCCGCTGTCGCTCTTCGAACTGTCCGGCCAGTGGGGCGGGCTGGTCTTCCTGACCGCGGTGGGCGGTGCGATCGCCTACGTCCGCCGTTCCCGGATGGGCGAGATGCCCTGGTCCCCGAACGACACCCCGGGGCGGGTCCGGCGCATCCTGCTCGGCGTGACGCTCTGCGGCTCCGCCCTGCTCGCCCCGGCCTACCAGTCGTACCTGCAGACCGACACCTCGCTCTTCAAGCACGTCGGCTTCGGCCTGTTCTTCGCCGCCCCGATGGCCGGGCTCGGCCTGTCCCGCCTGGTCGGCCCGCACTTCCGGCAGCCGCAGCTCGGCATCATGCTCTACGTGCTGGTGCTGGTCCTCGGCATGGTCCAGGCCCACCACGAGTTCACGCCGCCGGACTCCACCCGGATGGCCGAGGAGGTCCAGCGCCTGACGGTGCCGAACGGGCACTACCTCGCCGAGGAGTACGAGATCCCGGCGTACTACCTGCGCAGGACCACCAGTTGGGACCAGTGGCAGTCCACCTTCGCGATCGACTACGTGGGCAAGGACCACAAGCACCACTACGGGAACGACGGGTTCAGCACCGCGGTCAAGGACGGCTACTTCAACGTCATCGTGCTGACCGGGAACGTCACGCCGGACGCCGACGCCGCCGTCACCGAGGCACTGCAGGGCAGCTCCGCCTACCGACTGGTCGCGACCCTGCCGTTCCACACCCAGTACGGCGACAGCACCTACCGGATCTGGACCCGGCAGTGA